Proteins from a genomic interval of Zingiber officinale cultivar Zhangliang chromosome 1B, Zo_v1.1, whole genome shotgun sequence:
- the LOC121975781 gene encoding protein RICE SALT SENSITIVE 3-like: MVGSGRGDSRSKEAIGVMALHEALRNVCLSSDWTYSVFWTIRPRPRSRSGNVCKVVGDDNGSLMLMWEDGFCQTSAAGCVDGEDPVRKAFSKMSIQLYNYGEGLMGKVASDKCHKWVFKEPSDQCEASITSYWQSSFDALPPEWTDQFASGIQTIAVIQVGHGLLQLGSCKIIAEDLHFVLRMRHMFESLGHQSSFFLSQLYSSRNSSATSSVAFNQMPAPNPPSLYNWSHSASLNSPAIYQPSPHGGFPNNKDATRLFLPRSAGAQLEEPDPDLRWPNGLSFFSALTGRPDDAKILFNSEVMGEKIQHASVSLYGNGEEGKGVLDTSSVHGNGGEAVLGVDNTEDFLSLESHSSRTRKMENMMENYLN, translated from the exons ATGGTGGGCTCGGGACGAGGGGACAGTAGGAGCAAGGAGGCAATTGGGGTGATGGCTCTGCATGAAGCTCTCAGGAACGTCTGCCTCAGCTCGGATTGGACTTACTCTGTTTTCTGGACTATACGCCCACGCcc GAGGAGTAGAAGTGGCAATGTCTGCAAGGTGGTGGGAGACGACAATGGCAGCCT GATGTTAATGTGGGAAGATGGATTTTGTCAGACAAGTGCAGCCGGGTGCGTGGACGGGGAGGATCCTGTGAGGAAGGCCTTCAGCAAAATGTCCATTCAACTCTACAACTATGGAGAAGG CTTGATGGGGAAGGTTGCTTCTGATAAGTGTCACAAATGGGTGTTCAAGGAACCTTCGGATCAATGCGAGGCCAGCATAACCAGCTACTGGCAGAGCTCCTTTGATGCT CTTCCACCAGAATGGACCGATCAATTTGCCTCTGGCATTCAG ACTATAGCTGTGATCCAAGTAGGCCATGGTCTCCTCCAACTTGGTTCCTGCAAGATA ATAGCAGAGGACCTGCATTTCGTGTTGAGAATGAGGCACATGTTTGAATCGCTCGGGCACCAGTCCAGCTTCTTCCTCTCTCAGCTCTACTCCTCCAGGAACAGCAGCGCTACTTCCTCTGTTGCATTCAATCAAATGCCTGCTCCGAATCCACCGTCGCTCTACAACTGGAGCCACTCTGCCTCTCTGAATTCTCCCGCAATTTACCAACCTTCTCCCCATGGAGGATTTCCTAACAACAAGGACGCTACCCGCCTCTTCCTCCCTCGCTCTGCAGGAGCTCAACTGGAAGAGCCGGATCCAGACCTGCGCTGGCCCAATGGCCTCTCCTTCTTTTCTGCTCTCACAGGAAGACCAGACGACGCCAAGATTCTATTTAACTCCGAGGTGATGGGAGAGAAGATTCAGCATGCTTCTGTGAGCCTTTATGGCAACGGTGAGGAGGGGAAGGGTGTTCTCGATACTTCAAGTGTCCATGGCAATGGAGGTGAGGCTGTGCTTGGTGTGGATAACACAGAGGACTTCTTGAGTTTGGAGAGCCACTCCAGCAGAACCAGGAAAATGGAGAATATGATGGAGAACTACTTGAACTAG